One window of the Rhodococcus sovatensis genome contains the following:
- a CDS encoding RecB family exonuclease: protein MSITETPAQSAPISPLRRSKPALSPSRAGDFKQCPLLYRFRAIDRIPEKSTTAQVKGTVVHAALEALYGMPTAARHSDTAVGLVEPAWDRVRAESPDIADFISDNDLATLLEQARNLVAGYYEMEDPTRFDPESCEQRVEIDLDDGTPLRGFIDRIDVAPNGMVRVVDYKTGKAPREFTEAKALFQMKFYALVVMRMRGIVPAQLKLMYLADKQSLTYTPDEGELLRFERMLSAIWKAILVAGKSGDFQPKKGKLCAWCDHQALCPEFGGTPPTYPGWPEVAATSSTQA from the coding sequence GTGAGTATTACCGAGACGCCCGCACAGTCTGCCCCGATCAGCCCCCTCAGGCGTAGCAAGCCGGCACTCTCACCGTCACGCGCCGGCGACTTCAAACAGTGTCCGTTGCTGTACCGGTTTCGGGCCATCGATCGAATCCCAGAGAAGTCGACCACAGCTCAGGTCAAGGGCACCGTGGTTCACGCAGCACTCGAAGCGCTGTACGGAATGCCCACTGCGGCACGGCATTCGGACACTGCAGTCGGTCTCGTCGAGCCCGCGTGGGATCGTGTCCGCGCAGAATCTCCGGACATCGCCGATTTCATTTCCGACAACGACCTCGCTACGTTGCTCGAGCAGGCGCGCAACCTCGTCGCGGGATACTACGAGATGGAAGATCCGACTCGATTCGATCCAGAATCGTGCGAGCAGCGCGTCGAGATCGATCTCGACGACGGGACGCCACTGCGCGGTTTCATCGACCGCATCGACGTGGCACCCAACGGAATGGTGCGTGTGGTGGACTACAAGACAGGCAAGGCTCCTCGGGAATTCACCGAGGCGAAGGCGCTGTTCCAGATGAAGTTCTACGCCTTGGTCGTCATGCGCATGCGTGGCATAGTCCCGGCTCAGCTCAAATTGATGTACCTCGCCGACAAACAGTCCCTGACCTACACCCCGGACGAGGGCGAGCTACTTCGCTTCGAACGGATGCTGTCGGCGATCTGGAAAGCCATTCTCGTTGCCGGGAAATCGGGTGATTTTCAGCCCAAGAAAGGCAAGCTGTGCGCGTGGTGCGATCACCAAGCTCTGTGCCCCGAGTTCGGCGGAACTCCCCCGACCTACCCCGGTTGGCCCGAGGTGGCAGCAACATCGAGCACCCAGGCATGA
- a CDS encoding thioesterase family protein has product MTENAFFVPLGVNAAGNEVFGATERSIGTWSSTMQHGAPPSALLVRAMERIGAREDVRVTRVVIELLGPVPIADIEVRSWVERPGKNIELVVAELWARTESGTERAVARGTAWRLATEDTTHVVHAADVPLRPLSETTPHVWGKSWNSGYIDNVDIRAITEIGGVGPGQVWATPTTSLVLGETMTPLERLFSVADIANGIGAKLDIDRWTFLNTDLTVHLFRIPDGEWIGLSAETSTGPDGFAMSAGVLHDHLGPVGRIAQTVLVRPRDRN; this is encoded by the coding sequence ATGACCGAGAACGCGTTCTTCGTACCTCTCGGCGTCAATGCGGCGGGCAACGAGGTGTTCGGCGCTACCGAACGGTCCATCGGCACCTGGTCTTCCACCATGCAGCACGGCGCACCACCGTCGGCGCTGCTGGTGCGCGCCATGGAGCGGATCGGCGCACGCGAGGACGTACGCGTCACCAGAGTCGTGATCGAGCTTCTCGGCCCGGTTCCCATCGCGGACATCGAAGTCAGATCGTGGGTCGAACGGCCGGGCAAGAATATCGAACTCGTCGTTGCCGAGCTGTGGGCACGCACCGAGAGCGGTACAGAACGCGCAGTCGCCCGAGGAACTGCATGGAGGTTGGCCACCGAGGACACCACACATGTCGTGCATGCAGCGGACGTTCCGCTCAGGCCCCTCTCGGAAACCACGCCCCACGTGTGGGGCAAGTCGTGGAACAGCGGATACATCGACAACGTGGACATCCGCGCGATAACCGAGATCGGTGGGGTCGGACCAGGTCAGGTATGGGCCACTCCGACAACGAGTCTGGTGTTGGGCGAGACCATGACACCACTCGAGCGGCTGTTCTCCGTGGCAGACATCGCCAACGGAATCGGCGCCAAGCTCGACATCGACCGGTGGACATTTCTCAACACCGATCTCACCGTTCACCTGTTTCGCATCCCGGACGGCGAATGGATCGGCCTGTCGGCCGAAACATCCACCGGTCCGGATGGTTTCGCGATGTCGGCAGGAGTTCTTCACGACCATCTCGGACCTGTGGGACGCATCGCACAGACCGTGCTGGTACGTCCGCGCGACCGAAACTGA